Proteins from a single region of Belliella baltica DSM 15883:
- a CDS encoding lysoplasmalogenase — translation MKNKNILWLYVFLIVGIIDLVLTAEQNAELRIYTKPFIILPLAIYFYQISKDLKGTILRKAMIAALAFSWLGDILLLYPQLFLYGLGAFLMAHICFIISFKLSQEKPFEIGQVNFIKLFFYNLPIYIPAAIMYYLIQANLGALKIPVVIYILVIVTMVTTARERFKKTNSSSFWQVFIGAFVFMISDGILALNMFFQQFPESGVMVMGTYLLAQLLIVMGVRAHFIN, via the coding sequence ATGAAAAATAAAAATATCCTTTGGCTCTATGTTTTTTTGATTGTTGGAATCATCGATCTTGTTCTAACAGCGGAACAGAATGCTGAGCTAAGAATCTATACCAAACCCTTTATTATTCTCCCACTTGCTATTTATTTTTATCAGATAAGCAAGGACTTAAAAGGAACAATTCTAAGGAAAGCCATGATTGCGGCCTTAGCTTTTTCATGGCTTGGCGATATTCTCCTACTGTATCCACAATTATTTTTATATGGGCTTGGTGCATTTCTAATGGCACATATATGTTTTATCATCAGTTTTAAACTCAGTCAAGAAAAGCCTTTTGAGATTGGCCAGGTCAATTTTATTAAACTGTTTTTCTACAACCTGCCTATTTACATTCCGGCAGCTATTATGTACTACTTGATACAAGCTAATTTAGGAGCATTAAAAATACCTGTAGTAATCTATATCCTTGTGATTGTGACCATGGTCACTACTGCAAGAGAACGCTTCAAGAAAACCAACTCTTCCAGCTTTTGGCAGGTGTTTATCGGAGCGTTTGTATTTATGATTTCTGATGGGATTTTAGCTTTGAATATGTTCTTTCAGCAGTTTCCAGAATCAGGTGTGATGGTCATGGGTACTTACCTGCTTGCACAATTATTGATTGTGATGGGGGTTAGAGCACATTTTATCAATTAA
- the aspS gene encoding aspartate--tRNA ligase, with translation MLRSHTCGELRLTDVNIEVTLAGWVQRVRNKGGLIWVDLRDRYGVTQLIFEEGSTDKALLDKAASLGREFVIQASGKVIERTSKNDKIPTGAIEIKVESLEVLNAAKVPPFIIEDETDGGDELRMKYRYLDLRRNIVREKLQLRHRMMQETRKYMDAQNFIEVETPVLIKSTPEGARDFVVPSRVNPGEFYALPQSPQTFKQLLMVSGFDRYFQIVKCFRDEDLRADRQPEFTQIDCEMSFVTQEDILNTFEGLVKHLFTNVKEVQLGEVERMTFADAMKYYGNDKPDLRFDMKFAELNDVAQGKGFSIFDQAELVVGICATGAGEYTRKQIDALTEWVKRPQIGAKGLVYVKCNEDGTYKSSVDKFYNQEDLKAWAEKSNAKAGDLILVLSGDAKSTRKQMSELRLKMGEDLGLRDRNVFKPLWVVDFPLLEWDEETNRFHAMHHPFTSPKIEDIPLLETNPGVVRANAYDLVINGVEIGGGSIRIHDRPTQQLMFKHLGFTEEEAQKQFGFLMEAFEYGAPPHGGIAFGFDRFCAIFGGSDSIRDYIAFPKNNSGRDVMIDSPSTIAEEQLKELSIQVALK, from the coding sequence ATGCTTAGATCTCATACTTGTGGAGAGTTACGTCTCACCGATGTCAATATAGAAGTTACCTTAGCTGGCTGGGTTCAGCGCGTCAGAAATAAAGGCGGATTGATTTGGGTCGATCTTCGAGATCGTTATGGAGTTACGCAATTGATTTTTGAAGAAGGCTCTACAGACAAAGCCCTTTTAGATAAGGCAGCATCACTTGGTCGCGAATTTGTTATTCAGGCAAGTGGAAAAGTGATCGAAAGAACCTCAAAAAATGATAAAATTCCAACAGGTGCTATTGAAATTAAAGTGGAATCTTTAGAAGTGCTTAATGCAGCGAAAGTGCCTCCATTTATCATAGAAGACGAGACAGATGGTGGGGACGAATTGAGGATGAAATACAGATACTTGGATCTCAGAAGAAATATCGTCCGCGAAAAACTTCAACTCAGACATCGCATGATGCAAGAGACAAGGAAATACATGGATGCTCAAAACTTCATTGAAGTCGAGACTCCAGTTTTGATCAAGTCTACACCTGAGGGGGCTAGGGATTTTGTTGTTCCCTCTAGGGTCAATCCAGGAGAATTCTATGCTTTGCCGCAATCGCCACAAACTTTTAAGCAATTGCTTATGGTGAGTGGATTTGATAGGTATTTTCAGATTGTCAAATGCTTCAGAGATGAAGACCTTCGAGCAGATAGACAGCCTGAGTTTACGCAAATTGACTGCGAAATGTCATTTGTTACACAAGAAGATATTCTCAATACTTTTGAAGGCTTAGTAAAACATTTATTCACCAATGTTAAAGAAGTACAGCTGGGTGAGGTAGAAAGAATGACTTTTGCTGATGCGATGAAATATTATGGCAATGACAAACCTGATTTAAGGTTTGATATGAAATTTGCAGAATTGAATGATGTGGCTCAAGGCAAAGGGTTTTCAATCTTTGATCAAGCCGAATTGGTAGTGGGAATTTGTGCTACTGGAGCAGGAGAATACACAAGAAAGCAAATTGATGCGTTGACCGAATGGGTGAAAAGGCCACAGATTGGCGCCAAAGGTTTGGTCTATGTCAAATGTAATGAAGATGGTACTTACAAATCTTCTGTCGATAAGTTCTACAATCAAGAGGATTTAAAGGCTTGGGCGGAAAAATCCAATGCAAAAGCCGGTGATTTGATATTGGTATTGTCTGGAGATGCAAAATCTACCAGAAAACAAATGTCAGAGCTTCGTCTGAAAATGGGTGAGGACTTAGGATTAAGAGACAGAAATGTATTCAAGCCACTTTGGGTGGTGGACTTTCCGCTTTTGGAATGGGATGAAGAAACCAATAGGTTTCATGCAATGCATCATCCATTTACATCTCCGAAAATTGAAGATATCCCGTTATTGGAAACAAACCCTGGAGTAGTTCGTGCCAATGCTTATGATTTGGTTATCAATGGAGTAGAAATTGGTGGTGGATCTATCCGAATTCATGACAGACCAACACAACAGTTGATGTTCAAGCATCTTGGATTTACGGAAGAGGAAGCGCAAAAGCAATTTGGTTTCTTAATGGAAGCATTTGAGTACGGTGCACCACCACATGGAGGAATCGCCTTTGGTTTCGATCGATTCTGTGCAATTTTTGGAGGATCTGACTCGATAAGAGATTATATTGCCTTCCCCAAAAATAACTCTGGAAGAGATGTGATGATTGATTCTCCCAGTACAATTGCTGAAGAGCAGTTGAAAGAATTGTCAATTCAGGTAGCTTTAAAGTAG
- a CDS encoding peptidoglycan DD-metalloendopeptidase family protein codes for MQKKWISAGLIAIVLGGGLYFSWDQLNPKNQEEIVVVEDFKEEMEQDLLLYGININELDVVEGVVGKNQTLSTILAPFNVSYQIIDEIAKKSKDIFDVRKIAFNKKFTVLTGRDSSEAQFFIYEPNPSEYVVFKLDEVSVYKEAKPVELRNVEIGGEISSSLYVNMTQLGITPDLIDQFADMYGWVVDFQRLQKGDKFKVVYKEKVVDDQVVGITDIEAAYFEHMGEPYHAIPFEQNGELSFFDQEGNSFKKAFLRDPLKYTRISSRYNLNRYHPVQKRYKPHLGTDYAAPTGTEIRTVGEGTVVEARYTSANGNYVKIKHNGTYTTQYLHMSKIASGMKPGSRVKQGQVIGYVGSTGLATGPHLCFRFWKNGKQVDWLKEKIPPSDPILPANRMAFDQVKMDKLQLLANIPLSYPTDNLVAEK; via the coding sequence ATGCAGAAAAAATGGATAAGTGCAGGCTTAATAGCTATTGTACTGGGAGGAGGTTTATATTTTAGCTGGGATCAGCTTAACCCCAAAAATCAAGAAGAAATAGTTGTAGTTGAGGATTTCAAAGAAGAAATGGAGCAAGATCTATTACTTTATGGAATCAATATCAATGAACTAGATGTAGTAGAAGGTGTGGTAGGAAAGAATCAAACGCTTTCAACGATCTTGGCTCCTTTTAATGTTTCTTATCAAATCATCGATGAAATTGCGAAAAAGTCTAAAGATATTTTTGATGTAAGAAAAATCGCATTCAATAAAAAATTTACTGTCCTGACTGGACGCGATTCCTCAGAAGCTCAATTTTTCATTTACGAGCCCAATCCTTCGGAATATGTGGTTTTCAAATTAGATGAGGTTTCCGTTTACAAGGAAGCAAAGCCTGTAGAATTAAGAAATGTAGAAATCGGTGGTGAAATTTCAAGTAGTCTTTACGTAAACATGACACAATTAGGTATTACTCCTGATTTAATAGATCAGTTTGCTGATATGTATGGTTGGGTAGTGGATTTTCAAAGACTTCAAAAAGGAGATAAATTCAAAGTTGTCTACAAAGAAAAAGTGGTAGATGATCAGGTGGTTGGAATTACTGACATAGAAGCTGCTTATTTTGAACATATGGGAGAACCTTATCATGCGATACCTTTTGAGCAAAATGGAGAATTGAGCTTTTTTGATCAGGAAGGCAACAGTTTCAAAAAAGCATTTTTGAGAGACCCGCTGAAATACACAAGAATCAGCTCAAGATATAACCTCAATAGATATCACCCAGTACAAAAAAGATACAAACCACATTTAGGAACTGATTATGCTGCACCAACTGGAACTGAAATCAGGACAGTTGGTGAAGGCACAGTGGTTGAGGCTAGATATACAAGTGCGAATGGCAATTATGTGAAAATCAAACATAATGGTACATATACCACCCAATATCTTCACATGTCCAAAATCGCTTCAGGGATGAAACCTGGATCGAGAGTAAAACAAGGTCAAGTCATCGGGTACGTTGGAAGTACCGGATTAGCTACTGGTCCACATTTATGCTTTAGATTCTGGAAAAATGGAAAACAAGTAGATTGGCTTAAGGAAAAAATTCCACCATCCGACCCTATTCTTCCTGCCAATAGAATGGCATTTGATCAGGTTAAAATGGATAAACTACAATTACTTGCTAATATTCCATTAAGCTATCCTACTGATAACCTTGTAGCTGAGAAATAA